The following is a genomic window from Pseudanabaena galeata CCNP1313.
ACAACATGAATTTCGATCTGGAGTTCAAGGTCATGTCTGATTCTGCCCAGTGCGTAGTCGAAGTGGAAATGTCCTGCTATCCCTTCTACATAAAAGGCGGAATCGTTTGAACCAAAACCAACTTTGGTGACTTCGCGGATACTTGTTTCTGGGTTGCCACCGATGTGCCAAACAGCAAAGCGATCTCCCACCTTGACATCGGCTCTGGTTGAGATGTGGTTGTACATATTCTTCTTTAGCTAGTTAGCAGCTACAACAAAACCAATGATTGTGAGGTAATCATCGGTTTTGTTGCTTATTGGGAGTGAAACTGGTTCTTGCTAGAATTCCAGTTGGTTGGCGATGTCTTTGGCGATCGCTGCATATTGTCCTGGGTGCCGCGATGTCGAGATGTCGATCAGGTTCTGGGCTAGTTCGGCGGTATATCCTTTAAGCCCTAGCCATTCCCGCATCAATGCTTCACACACGGTTTTGATTTGCTCGGCTGTCATATTTTCACTGTTGAATTTGGGCTTTGTGCCACTTTCATCGGCTCCATACAGGTCAATGCTGGTCTCAATCACTTTGCTGATGTGTTGCTGAGTGATTGCCAATAATGCTTTGAAGGCGGCTTTGGCTGGGTTATCGGGTTTGCTGCTACTGGGTTGAGTGTTGGCAATAGTTGGCTTTGTTTCAACGGCTGTGGCTACATGACCATTGGTACTGGCTATCTGGGCGACATTACTGCTGGCAACTGTGACTAGTTCGGGCTGTACCTGTGGAACTGGATTTACAGGTATATTGACGATGGGAATAAAGCCATTTTTGTTGGCTGGAGTGTTATCACTGAGCCATGTCTGAATCAGTTCGGCAAATTTCTTTCCTGGTTTTGGGAAAATGCCGTTACTGATTTCGGGACATCGGCTTTTGGAGATTGTCAGTGTATTCTGGTCATCTAGTAAGCCACAGATGTCCAGTTCATATTCGCTGCCTTCCTTTTGAATTGGTGCTGTGCCAATCTTGCGGACACTGGTGATTTTCTGCTTGCCACCAACTTCAGCCGTGTTAAAGTCATACTCGATCTTCGATCTCATTGTGGCAATGATGTGACAGCTTGAGCTGATAATTTTGTCCCATAGTTGGCGTTCGATGGGACGGACTTTTGCCCAGTTCCTCACGTCACTGCCCACTGCGTCTAGTTCGGCATACCATGCATGGGATAGGGAGTCGATGATGAGGTAATCAAATCCTGATTCTTCGGCGCTTTCAATGGCGTTGTAATACTGGCTGGGACCAAATTTGGTTAGTTCTAGTGATTTGAAGTCAAACAGGTTGGCATATTTACGACTGGAGCCATATTCGGTGTCGATAAGTCCAATCTTTTTGCCCAATATCGATGCTAGTTGTAGGGCAGTGTAGGTTTTGCCACAGCCTGGTGGCCCGTACAGCGCCATGCGGAGTTTGATGTTTTCTTTGGTTGCTTGCTGAAATGAGTAGGTCATAGATATTTCTCCTTTTGAGTAAGTGGGTTTGGTAAATACTTGGAATTTTTCCTTGCGAGCCTCGCTAGAGGAAAAGCGAGAAAAGGCGGCGCATCGCGCCGCCTTTTCTCGCTTCAGAGTTTTTTAGATGCTGTATAAACAGTCAGATACTTCGCCGTCGTCTGTGAGATCTTCTATCTGCACATAGCGATCGCATAGGTTGCTAATCGTGCTTTCATAGCTGCCTATATTGCCACCAGCAATCAAGATGCCGTAGCAACTAAATTCATACTTCTTCCTGTCGGCTTGCCACTGCTCTATGAAACTAGATGATGGGGTGTCTAGTCCGTCGGTGATTAATACCACGTCGGCTTTCTTGGTTTGTTCGTGTTGTTGGATCGATGCTAATGCTCCCGTGAGGGCGGCTGTAAAACAAGTGCTTCCGCCGTTGTAGAACTTTTCGATGCAGTCAATTACGCGATTGGTGTCGGGGATTTCCCCTGCAAAGTCGTCGATTCGCTCTATCTTGCCTGTAAAGTGCAAGATGCGGCAATGGCGCTTTTGACTTACGGCGATACTCAATAGGGCTAGGGCGATCGCTTTGCTCCAGATTTCTTCTTTCCCTGCCATTGATCCACTTGAATCTAGACAAATAATAATTGGTCCTCTGGCAAGGGGTTCGCGGCTTATTAGTTCTCGTTGTAATAGCGATCGCTCGATATAGGGGTAGCTACAGGATACGTGTAAAAACCTGCAAGATAGGCTTAAAAGCGTTACCCAGACGAGCTTTGAGAAATCAGTTTAGACTTATAGGGAGAACCACAAAAAGGACAGAAGTGATGCTTGAGCGAAGAAATAGTTTGCTGGCAATGAGTACAGCGATCGCCAAGTTTCCCCCCACAGAGAAAGCAAAACTTAGCCCTGACATCCATCCACATAGGATCAGCAGGATTGCCAGGAGTCCAGCAAGATGGACAGAACTTAAGCATAGAAACAGGCTCAATGGAAGTACCACGAGAAACAGCCTCTAAATATTCCACGGGAACTTGCAAAGCCGAAGCCAAACCAGTTTTACTATGAGAACTCAGCTTAGCCGTCAGTCCCCGTTCAATCTTGCCCAAACTCTGCAAATGAATCGACGAAATCGCCGCCAACTCCCTCTGATTCAAACCGAGGGAAATTCGGATACGTTTGACATAGGCAGCCAAGGTTTCACCAGAGTTAGGCGATTTATCACCCTGTAAAATATTCACAAAATAGTGTTTAAAAGTATGTTTATAGAAAACTATACTATCAACAGAATTATATAACTCACCGCATTAACTAGCTGATAAATTGACTATCACACTAGCTACAGTTACCACTGAATTCCTAGAGCGTACAGGACTAGCCCAAAGCACCGTGCAATCCTACGAACTAAGCCTAATGCCACTACTCAAAGAATATGGCAGTTATCCCATTGAATTATTGAGTCGAGCAACCCTAACAAAATACCTAGAAGGCTTAACAGATCTCGCCTATACGACCCATCACCGTCACCAAGCCATCCTCCAAGCCCTATTCAACTTTGCCGTAGAGCGCGGTTATCTAAAAGCCAACCCCATCGTCCGACTGCATCGGCGCAAACCAAACCCAGAGAAAGGAGAACATCATGCCGATGGAGTAATTCGATACCTATCGCCCGAACAGATCGTCAGTCTCTACCAAGTCGTAGAACGCGACGGTCGCATGAAAGCATTGGTCTGCTTGCTGCATCGCACAGGAGCGAGGATCGCGGAAATCCTGAGCTTGCAATTAGCAGAAATCAACCTCAAAGAACGTAAATTTCAAGTGATCGGCAAAGGCAATAAAACCCGATGGTGTTTCTACAGCGAAGATGCGGCAACCGGATTAGAAAAATATCTAAAATACTATCGACACAAGGAATCACCAGCCTTATTCACCACCCAACAGCCTGTGACGGAGAAAGTTACCCCCTTGAGTTATCAGACAGCCCATCGTGACTGGACAAAATTAACTAAGAATGACCCAAAACTCCAAGGTATCAGAATGCACGACCTCCGTCACACCTTTGCCACCGAGAGAGTTGGCTTAATGGGTATCGAAGAATTACGCGCCTTAATGGGACATACAAATATCAACACCACCTTACGCTATCAAAAAGTTACTTCTGAACGAGCAGAGATAACTGCTCACAAAGCTTTAAATCAACTGCTCCAAAACTCAGAAAACAGCCAAACTTAAATATTGATTAAATCCCATTCATAGATTGTTTAAAAGGGTGTTTATTCAAAATTGATAGAGTATTGGTTATACTCTGTCTACGCAAACTGAGTGTTCCTACAGCCAGCACTAGCTTACTTGTCCTCTAAACGTCTCTATGACTGCTATTGAACGCACGGCTTATCCTCGATTCAAATCTCAAGCAACCGTGAAAGAACTTGCTGAACTATATACTCCGTCAGCATCTGAGATAAATCTAGCGAAGGGTCATGTCAAAAGTAAGCGGGGGTTACTGCGATTTTTAGTCATGCTCAAGTCATTTCAACGATTGGGATATTTCCCACTGTCATCCGATGTACCGCCCACAGTGATCAGTCATATTCGGGCTTGCTTAAACCTCAGTGCTAATATCTGTGCTATCCCGCCCGAACGTTCTCGTTACTACTATGCTGAGGCGATTCGGGCTTATTTGAGAGTTAGTCCTTTCGACCGCAAGGCGCAAACGGCGATCGCTACTGTCATTGCTACATCGGCGGAGATCATGGAATATCCTGCTGATTTAATCAATGTTGCGGTTGAAGAGTTGGTGAAAGCGCGTTATGAATTACCTGCTTTTAGTACGATTGATCGTTTGGTCGGTCATATCCGTGCTGTTGTGAATAACCGCTTGTTTCAGCGTATTGCTAAGGCGATGAGTCCAAATCAACAAGCCTTTGTGGATGAATTGGTCTCTAATTCAACGCCAGAATCGGAATTAACTTTCAGCTTATTGAGAGCAGCACCGAAAAGTGATCGCCTCTCTCATATTCAGGCTTTACAAACTAAGTTTGACCAAATACTTACTTTTGGTGATGCAAGGCAGTTGCTGCTGAAAATTGCCCCTGCCAAGGTCAAATCTTTTGCAGCACAAGCAAAAGCCTTGGCAATGACAGATCTCCGAGAGATGAATCTAGCGAAACGTCGCGCTCTGTTGGTATGCCTGCTCTATCGTGTGCAAGTTAAAACCCGTGACCATTTAGTAGAGATGTTTCTCAAGCGCGTGCAGAAAATGCATCAATGTGCCAAAGATAAATTGGTGGAGTTACGAGAACAGAATTTGACCAAAACTGAATCGATGTTGGCAGTGCTAACCGAGATTTTACAGACATCAACTGGGGAGACTGATACGGCGAGTTTGGGTGGACGGGTGCAATCTGTTTTGGAAACCCATGGGGGAGCTGCCGCTTTATTAGCACAGTGCGAGGAGATTACGGCTTACAATACCGATAATTATTTGCCTTTAATATGGCGGTTTTATAGTCGCTATCGTTCGGTTTTGTTTCCCTTGGTGCGTGGGTTAGAAATCCAGTCTGCTAGCCAAGATCTTTCCTTGACGGCAGCTTTGACTCTGGTTTTGGCTCATGAAAACCGTCGCTCTAAATGGTTGTCTGCGGAAGATCTCGATTTAAGCTTTATGAGCGATCGCTGGCGACGATTAGTGGTGGTTGAATCTGATGGTATTTCACAGTTAGTCCGTCAGCAATTCGAGGTCTGTGTCTTTACCTATTTGGCAGCCGAGTTGAAAAGTGGTGATGCTTGTGTGGTGGGTTCGGAAAACTATGCTGACTTCCGCGAACAGTTATTGTCTTGGGATGAGTGTCAGCCAAAATTGGCTGATTACTGCCAACAAACAGGTATGGCGCTTACGGCGGCTAAATTTGTTGAACAGCTTCAATCTTGTTTGACTCAAACTGCGATTGCTGTAGACCAAATCTGTAAGGATGGTACACAAGTGACGATTAGTGCTGATGCTGTACCTGTACTCAAAAGGATTACGGCGGAGCCGCCTCCATCGGGTGCGATAGAGTTGGAGTCGGCAATTTTACAACGGCTCCCTGAACGTAGTGTTTTGGATATTCTCTGTAATGTGGAACATTGGCTCAATTGGGTGCGCCACTTTGGTCATGTTTCTGGTTCTGAGTCAAAGATTGAGAATCCGTCTGAACGTTATATCTTAACGGTGTTTGGCTATGGTTGTAATCTTGGTCCTAATCAAACTGCTCGTCATACTCGCGGACAGGTCAGTTCAAGGATGCTGGCTTATGTGAATCGTCAACATATTTCGATTCCTCAACTTGAGGCGGCGATGCGAGATTTGATTAATGCTTATAATCGCTTGGAGTTACCGAAGTGTTGGGGAACTGGCAAACGGGCGGCGGCTGATGGTAGTAAGTTTCAGCTTTATGAGAATAATTTAATGTCTGAGTATCACATTCGTTATGGTGGCTATGGGGGGATTGCTTACCATCATGTATCTGATACTTATATTGCTCTGTTTACCCATTTCATCAATTGTGGTGTTTGGGAAGCAGTTTATATTCTTGATGGTTTACTCAAGAATACTTCCGATATCCAACCTGATACTTTGCACGCTGATACCCAAGGACAGTCTACTACTGTGTTTGGCTTGTCTTATCTGTTGGGAATTAAACTCATGCCTCGGATTCGTAACTGGCAGGACTGTAAGTTCTTTCGTCCCAGTCTGGACTCTGTTTATGAGTATATTGACCCATTGTTTAAAGATGTGGTTGATTGGTCGTTAATTCGTACTCACTGGCAGGATTTGATGCGGGTTGTTTTATCAATTCAATCAGGTAAGTTGTTGCCTTCGACGCTGTTACGAAAGCTTGGTAGTTACAGTCGCAAAAATCGTCTCTATCAGGCTTTCAGGGAATTAGGACGGGTTGTTCGTACAGTATTTCTACTGGAATATATTTCTGACCGTGGTTTGCGCCGCGAGATTACGGCTTGTACAAATGTGGTGGAGGGCTACAATCATTTCCTTGATTGGATATTTTTTG
Proteins encoded in this region:
- a CDS encoding double zinc ribbon domain-containing protein, translating into MNILQGDKSPNSGETLAAYVKRIRISLGLNQRELAAISSIHLQSLGKIERGLTAKLSSHSKTGLASALQVPVEYLEAVSRGTSIEPVSMLKFCPSCWTPGNPADPMWMDVRAKFCFLCGGKLGDRCTHCQQTISSLKHHFCPFCGSPYKSKLISQSSSG
- a CDS encoding tyrosine-type recombinase/integrase, encoding MTITLATVTTEFLERTGLAQSTVQSYELSLMPLLKEYGSYPIELLSRATLTKYLEGLTDLAYTTHHRHQAILQALFNFAVERGYLKANPIVRLHRRKPNPEKGEHHADGVIRYLSPEQIVSLYQVVERDGRMKALVCLLHRTGARIAEILSLQLAEINLKERKFQVIGKGNKTRWCFYSEDAATGLEKYLKYYRHKESPALFTTQQPVTEKVTPLSYQTAHRDWTKLTKNDPKLQGIRMHDLRHTFATERVGLMGIEELRALMGHTNINTTLRYQKVTSERAEITAHKALNQLLQNSENSQT
- a CDS encoding AAA family ATPase translates to MTYSFQQATKENIKLRMALYGPPGCGKTYTALQLASILGKKIGLIDTEYGSSRKYANLFDFKSLELTKFGPSQYYNAIESAEESGFDYLIIDSLSHAWYAELDAVGSDVRNWAKVRPIERQLWDKIISSSCHIIATMRSKIEYDFNTAEVGGKQKITSVRKIGTAPIQKEGSEYELDICGLLDDQNTLTISKSRCPEISNGIFPKPGKKFAELIQTWLSDNTPANKNGFIPIVNIPVNPVPQVQPELVTVASSNVAQIASTNGHVATAVETKPTIANTQPSSSKPDNPAKAAFKALLAITQQHISKVIETSIDLYGADESGTKPKFNSENMTAEQIKTVCEALMREWLGLKGYTAELAQNLIDISTSRHPGQYAAIAKDIANQLEF
- a CDS encoding Tn3 family transposase → MTAIERTAYPRFKSQATVKELAELYTPSASEINLAKGHVKSKRGLLRFLVMLKSFQRLGYFPLSSDVPPTVISHIRACLNLSANICAIPPERSRYYYAEAIRAYLRVSPFDRKAQTAIATVIATSAEIMEYPADLINVAVEELVKARYELPAFSTIDRLVGHIRAVVNNRLFQRIAKAMSPNQQAFVDELVSNSTPESELTFSLLRAAPKSDRLSHIQALQTKFDQILTFGDARQLLLKIAPAKVKSFAAQAKALAMTDLREMNLAKRRALLVCLLYRVQVKTRDHLVEMFLKRVQKMHQCAKDKLVELREQNLTKTESMLAVLTEILQTSTGETDTASLGGRVQSVLETHGGAAALLAQCEEITAYNTDNYLPLIWRFYSRYRSVLFPLVRGLEIQSASQDLSLTAALTLVLAHENRRSKWLSAEDLDLSFMSDRWRRLVVVESDGISQLVRQQFEVCVFTYLAAELKSGDACVVGSENYADFREQLLSWDECQPKLADYCQQTGMALTAAKFVEQLQSCLTQTAIAVDQICKDGTQVTISADAVPVLKRITAEPPPSGAIELESAILQRLPERSVLDILCNVEHWLNWVRHFGHVSGSESKIENPSERYILTVFGYGCNLGPNQTARHTRGQVSSRMLAYVNRQHISIPQLEAAMRDLINAYNRLELPKCWGTGKRAAADGSKFQLYENNLMSEYHIRYGGYGGIAYHHVSDTYIALFTHFINCGVWEAVYILDGLLKNTSDIQPDTLHADTQGQSTTVFGLSYLLGIKLMPRIRNWQDCKFFRPSLDSVYEYIDPLFKDVVDWSLIRTHWQDLMRVVLSIQSGKLLPSTLLRKLGSYSRKNRLYQAFRELGRVVRTVFLLEYISDRGLRREITACTNVVEGYNHFLDWIFFGKEGVITENDPEEQEKRLKYLDLVANAVILHNAVDLSLVIQQLKAEGFKFDRSMLVTLSPYLTRHLKRYGDFVIDLQSIPFPLEGAILIPLDSV
- a CDS encoding beta barrel domain-containing protein, with amino-acid sequence MYNHISTRADVKVGDRFAVWHIGGNPETSIREVTKVGFGSNDSAFYVEGIAGHFHFDYALGRIRHDLELQIEIHVVFDSMEQLKLEQRRRKLAYHIRQAAKRIYGAPTLPYSTRQLEAIAKALEPRIR
- a CDS encoding vWA domain-containing protein; translation: MERSLLQRELISREPLARGPIIICLDSSGSMAGKEEIWSKAIALALLSIAVSQKRHCRILHFTGKIERIDDFAGEIPDTNRVIDCIEKFYNGGSTCFTAALTGALASIQQHEQTKKADVVLITDGLDTPSSSFIEQWQADRKKYEFSCYGILIAGGNIGSYESTISNLCDRYVQIEDLTDDGEVSDCLYSI